In the Pseudomonadota bacterium genome, GGAATCTACCGGTACCGCTATGGAGACTACAGGGTGCTTTATGTGCTTGACCTGACGACAAAAACGATAAAAATACTTGAGGCAGGCCACAGGAGGGAGATATATGATAAATGACAGTCGATGGCCGAGAGGAGCTGCCTTTCTGGCCATGAGCCATGAACTGCTTTATATAAGGGTTCAAGTGGATTCAACACCCTCGACCCCTCGAATCCTTGAACCCTGGAACCCTTTTAAAACCAGTTCATAGCTGATAGCCGCATCTATGGAACTGTAAAGCGTTTAATTTTCGGTTGAGAAAAAAAGATAACAAAATAAAGCAATTTTTGTTACAACGTGCTACAATTGTATCAGGAGGTGTTTATGGGTACTGCCATACGTATCGATGATGATTTATATGAACAAGCCAAGCAGAGCGCAAAGGCGGAATGCAGAACCGCCCCATTGCAGGTTGCTTACTGGGCAAAAATCGGGAAAGCTGCCCTTGACAACCCAGACCTGCCCATTGAGTTTATACG is a window encoding:
- a CDS encoding ParD-like family protein, with product MGTAIRIDDDLYEQAKQSAKAECRTAPLQVAYWAKIGKAALDNPDLPIEFIRDVLVAKQRGEFEPFEFGKSK